Proteins from one Montipora foliosa isolate CH-2021 unplaced genomic scaffold, ASM3666993v2 scaffold_407, whole genome shotgun sequence genomic window:
- the LOC137988107 gene encoding uncharacterized protein: MVDWCERNLRHQAWLALSPEEHEDHEAMARAYGPAVADHHPLHGQRIQHARNEDEYHIPGTRYMVDGYDADTKTVYEFYGCFWHGCRTCHPQRTDVHPMLLDRTMDEVRALVDKKRTFLTTLGYQFVGMWECTWNALKQTNQDIIDFLAHRNLQAPLEPRHAFYGGRTNAIRLYAHVDEQEEIRYDDYTSLYPWVNKYGTYPVGHPTFLYEPDTTDLSPYFGLAKCTVLPPSRLYHPVLPYRSHDKLTFPLCRTCVEEDISKPLLEKTHACHHTDEERALVGTWCTPELDMAVQKGYVIQHVHEVWHFDHQRTGLFQSYVDTWLQIKEEASGWPEGCTTPAQKQAHVDAYYAREGIRLDPAKIEKNPGLRALAKMMLNSMWGKFGQRINKTQVREFTDPQLFIQFLDSDRHDVRYVSSLTEDRVEVHYKLQTHDVLPSPNLNIFIAAFSLFNVCAP, translated from the coding sequence ATGGTTGACTGGTGCGAACGCAATCTACGACATCAAGCCTGGCTGGCCCTCTCGCCGGAAGAACACGAGGACCACGAAGCCATGGCTCGTGCGTACGGGCCCGCCGTAGCGGATCATCATCCCTTACACGGCCAACGTATCCAGCATGCTCGAAACGAGGACGAGTACCACATTCCTGGCACCCGATACATGGTCGACGGATACGATGCCGACACCAAGACCGTCTACGAATTCTACGGGTGCTTCTGGCACGGATGTCGGACCTGCCATCCCCAACGCACCGATGTGCATCCGATGCTACTCGATCGGACCATGGACGAGGTCCGTGCTCTCGTCGACAAGAAACGCACGTTTCTCACCACCCTCGGGTACCAATTTGTGGGCATGTGGGAATGTACCTGGAACGCCCTCAAACAAACCAATCAGGACATCATAGACTTTCTAGCCCATCGAAACCTCCAAGCCCCCCTCGAACCACGACATGCTTTTTACGGGGGTCGAACCAATGCCATACGTCTCTACGCTCACGTCGACGAGCAGGAAGAGATCCGTTACGACGATTACACGTCCTTGTATCCATGGGTCAACAAATACGGCACCTATCCTGTGGGACATCCCACCTTCCTTTACGAACCCGACACCACCGATCTCTCGCCTTATTTCGGTCTGGCCAAATGTACTGTCCTTCCACCTTCACGTCTCTACCATCCCGTGTTGCCTTACCGTAGTCACGACAAACTTACTTTTCCCTTGTGTCGTACTTGCGTCGAAGAGGACATTTCCAAACCCCTTTTGGAAAAGACGCATGCCTGTCATCACACGGACGAAGAACGTGCCCTCGTTGGTACCTGGTGCACCCCCGAACTCGACATGGCCGTACAGAAAGGCTACGTCATTCAACACGTACACGAAGTATGGCATTTCGATCATCAACGTACAGGACTCTTCCAATCCTACGTGGACACGTGGCTCCAAATCAAAGAAGAAGCCAGCGGCTGGCCCGAAGGATGTACCACCCCTGCCCAGAAACAAGCCCATGTCGATGCGTACTATGCTCGGGAAGGTATTCGTCTCGATCCCGCTAAAATCGAAAAGAATCCAGGACTCCGAGCCCTGGCCAAGATGATGCTCAATTCCATGTGGGGGAAATTCGGGCAACGGATCAACAAGACTCAGGTCCGAGAATTCACCGATCCTCAACTGTTCATTCAGTTCCTCGACAGCGATCGACACGATGTCCGTTATGTCAGTTCCCTGACCGAAGACCGGGTCGAAGTCCATTACAAACTCCAAACGCACGATGTCCTGCCTTCACCCAATCTCAACATCTTCATAGCCGCCTTCTCTCTTTTTAATGTATGCGCGCCATGA
- the LOC137988109 gene encoding uncharacterized protein F54H12.2-like yields MTKIDVKGQMANYPTVKSQIRTFSFDGKTTLWTEDQLFTGRLPDRLVVGLLDSKAFNGDLEYYPYAFQDFGVKSIRQLVGGEEYPYPTLELNGTNTRKDWLGYQRLLETSGSMVNHRPRMIQPGDWGYGKNCTLFTFNNVPNGNADSPYHQNPKQKGKLRLEIRFNTAPNKNITILVFGEFEDSFQAGTNGTISYQKYE; encoded by the coding sequence ATGACCAAGATCGATGTGAAAGGTCAAATGGCTAATTATCCTACGGTCAAAAGTCAAATCCGCACTTTTTCGTTCGATGGCAAGACCACTTTGTGGACCGAAGACCAGTTGTTTACAGGTCGTCTTCCAGACCGTCTGGTCGTCGGACTGCTGGATAGTAAGGCGTTCAATGGGGATTTGGAGTATTACCCGTATGCCTTCCAAGATTTTGGAGTGAAGAGTATCCGTCAACTGGTGGGTGGGGAAGAATATCCCTATCCGACATTGGAATTGAATGGCACCAATACACGGAAAGACTGGTTGGGCTATCAACGTCTCTTGGAAACCAGTGGTTCCATGGTGAATCATCGCCCTCGCATGATCCAGCCAGGAGATTGGGGCTATGGCAAGAATTGTACCTTGTTCACGTTTAACAATGTGCCCAATGGTAATGCCGATTCACCGTATCATCAAAATCCCAAACAAAAAGGCAAGTTGCGTCTGGAAATCCGATTTAATACCGCTCCCAATAAGAACATCACCATTTTGGTGTTTGGTGAATTCGAAGACAGCTTCCAAGCCGGTACCAACGGAACCATCAGTTATCAAAAGTACGAGTGA